The Streptomyces sp. NBC_01276 genome contains the following window.
CCACACCCCGAGCCGGCGGCGGCCGGAGCCGTACAGCTCCTCCCCGACGGGCGCCTCCTGCATCTCGGCGACCAGGCTCGGCGTGTGCCGGTGGGGGCATCCGGACCGCAGGTGCTCCCGCTCCCACCGGGCGGTGAGCCGCCGCGTCGCCGCGTCGGCCGCGGCGTCGGCGGCGTCCAGCGCCCCTTGGTCGGCGTTCGCGGCGGCGGGCCGGACCACGCGCACCAGCAGGTCCTGCCCGCAAGGCCGGTAGCTGAAGAGTCTGAAGACGTCGGTCTGGCTGCTCACGCGGCCATTGTGCCCGTACGGCGCCCCCGGGCTCAGCCCAGAGGCGCCTGCTGGAGGGGGACCGGGCGCAGGGGCGGGGCCGGGGCGGGGTCCAGACGGACCGGTGGGGGCGGGGACGCGGGCTGGCTGAGGCCGACGATCCCGCAGGGGACCTCCGGGGTGGCGTACGGGAGGTGCAGCCGGCCCTGCGGGGTCCACAGGCCGGTGCCGAGCCAGCCCACCGGGGCGCCGAGCCGGAAGACGCCGCGGTCGGCCGGCCGCCACAGCGCGAGCTCCGACCCTCCGATCCGCAGCGCGACCCCGCAGGTCTCCGGCATCAGGGCCTGGCCCGGCTGCACGGCGAAGGGGTGCGCGTCCGCGATGCGCAGGCACTCCGGGAAGCGGACCGGGCGGGCACTGCCCAGCACTCCCCAGCCGAGCCGGGGTTCGCCCGGGGCGTCGGAGCGGATCAGCAGAAGCCCGCTGTCGGGCGCCGCGAGCAGGAGCCGGTCGTCGCTGTCCTCGGCGATCTGGAGCAGCGGGCTGACCTCGCCGCCCCGCTCCAGGTCCACGGCGACGGCCTTGGTCCGGCCGTCCAGCTCGCGGTCCAGGGCCAGCAGGCGGCCGACCCGGTCCAGCCACACCCCGCCGGAGCAGCGCCCCGGCAGGACGGCGGCCCGGCGCGGCCCGCCGGGGGCTCCGGCGACCTGCCAGACGGTGCTCCGCGCGGGCCCCACCGCCAGGGCGTAGGCCCCGTGTCCGTCGGGGGAGGGCGGCAGCAGGCGGACCCGTACGCCCTCCTCGGCGGGCACCGCGCCGAGCTGGAGCTCCCCCGTGCGCGGCCCGGTCGCGGCGCCCGACGGGTAGAGCAGCGCGAACGCGTGCCGGTCGGCGACACGACGGTGGATCAGCACCCGCCCGTCGGTCAGTGCCAGCACCTCGCTGTCGGCCTCCTCCGGCTGCGCGAGCGGCAACGGCACCGCGTACGGCTCGGGTCCCCCCAGCGTCCACCGCTCCGGGTAGCGCGCCTGCCCCTCCCCGGCCAGCCGCGCGGCATACGCCCCGTCGGCGGCGATCGTGAACGGGGCGGTCGTCGTGATCTCGATGGCGCAGACAGTCATCCGGGCCGTCACCTCCGGATCAGGAAGCTAGTTTTCGAGGCTCCCGGGGTCGCGCACGACTCGGCGGGCTTCACACGTACGGGTGGCCGCGAGCCGATTCGCCGGTGGCGGGGGGTGTGGCTGTGCTGTTCCATATCGGGGCGTTTGGGGTCAGAGAGCGCCCGGCCCCGCCCGACGCCCCCGCGCACCGCCACCGCCCTCCCCCGTCCCGCAGCCCCCGCCGGGGGAGGAAGCCCGAAAAGATGGAGACGGTAACCTTGGCCTGTGCCTCGTCTCTCTGAAGTCATCGCCGCGCTGGACGCTCTCTGGCCCCCCTCGCGGGCCGAGCAGTGGGACGCCGTCGGCACCGTCTGCGGCGACCCCGATGCCGAGGTCACCCGGGTGCTCTTCGCCGTCGACCCCCTGCAGGACATCGTCGACGAGGCGGTGGAGCTGGGCGCCGACCTGCTCGTCACCCACCACCCCCTCTACCTGCGCGGCACCACCACCGTCGAGGCCGGCACCTTCAAGGGCCGCGTCGTGCACACGCTGATCAAGAACGACATCGCGCTGCACGTCGCCCACACCAACGCCGACACCGCCGACCCCGGTGTCTCCGACGCCCTCGCCGGCGCCCTCGACCTGCGCGTCACCGGCCCGCTCGTGCCCGACCCCACCGACCCGGACGGCCGCCGCGGCCTCGGCCGGATCTGCGAGCTGGACCACCCCGAGACCCTCCGCGAGTTCGCGGCCCGCGCCGCGTCCCGGCTGCCGTCGACCACGCAGGGCATCCGCGCCGCGGGCGACCCGGACGCGCTCATCCGTACCGTCGCCGTCAGCGGCGGCTCCGGCGACAGCCTCTTCGAGCAGGTCCGCGCCGCCGGCGTGGACGCCTTCCTCACCGCCGACCTGCGCCACCACCCGGCGTCCGAGGCCCGCGAGCAGAGCCCGCTCGCCCTCGTCGACGCCGCCCACTGGGCCACCGAGTGGCCCTGGTGCGAGCAGGCCGCCGCGCAGCTCGACGCGATCTCCGAGCGCCACGGCTGGGGTCTGCGGACCCACGTCTCGCGCACGGTCACCGACCCGTGGACGGCGCACGCGCCGTCCGTCACCTCCCCCTCTATCTCTGGAGCCCCCAACTGAACGCCGAGCCCGCCGACCAGATCCGACTTCTCGACGTCCAGGCCCTGGACGTCCGGCTGTCTCAGCTCGCCCACAAGCGCAAGTCGCTCCCGGAGCACACCGAGGTCGACTCCCTGACCAAGGACCTCAGCCAGCAGCGCGACCTGCTCGTCGCCGCGCAGACCCAGGCCAGCGACGCCGCCCGCGAGCAGACCAAGGCGGAGCAGGACGTCGACCAGGTCCGCCAGCGCGCGGTCCGCGACCAGCAGCGGCTGGACTCCGGCGTCGGCATCTCGGCCCGGGACCTGGCGAACCTCCAGAGCGAGGTCGTCTCCCTCGCCAAGCGGCAGGGCGACCTGGAGGACGTGGTCCTGGAGGTCATGGAGCGCCTGGAGGCCGCGCAGGAGCGCGTCACCGAGCTGAAGGAGCGGGTCGCCGCCCTGGAGGCCAAGCTCGTCGACGCCACCGCGCGCCGCGACGCCGCCACCGGCGAGATCGACACCGAGGTCGCGAAGATCGGCAAGGACCGCGAGGTCATCGTCGGCTCGATGCCCGCCGACCTGATGGCCCTGTACGAGAAGATCCGCGTCAAGCAGGGCGGCGTCGGTGCGGCCCGCCTGTACCAGCGCCGCTGCGAGGGCTGCCGCCTGGAGCTGGACATGGCCGAGGTCAACGAGATCAAGGCCGCGGCCCGCGACCAGGTCGTCCGGCACGAGAACTGCGGCCGCATCCTCGTCCGTGCGGCGGACTCGGGCATCTGATGCCGCGTTTCGTCGTGGAGGCGGACGGCGGTTCCCGGGGCAACCCGGGTCCCGCCGGCTACGGCGCGGTCGTCCTCGACCCGGCGACGGGGGAGACCCTGGCCGAACGCGCCGAGTTCATCGGCGTCGCGACGAACAACGTCGCCGAGTACAAGGGCCTGATCGCCGGACTGAGGGCGGCGCGTGAGCTGGCGCCGGACGCGACGGTCCTGGTCCGGATGGACTCCAAGCTCGTCGTCGAGCAGATGTCGGGCCGCTGGAAGATCAAGCACCCCGACATGAAGCCGCTCGCGGCGGAGGCCGCGAAGGTCCTTCCGCGCGCGCAGGTCACCTACGAGTGGATCCCGCGCGAGCGCAACAAGCACGCCGACCGGCTCGCCAACGAGGCGATGGACGCGGGCAAGCGCGGCGCGCAGTGGGAACCGTCCCGCTCCACGGCCTTCGCCGCCGCCCCGCCGTCCGGTCCCCCCGGCGACGCGACGAAGGGCGCGGCGGCCGTCCGCGCCGCGATGGCCTCCGGCGGTGCGCAGGGATCCCGCGCGGTGGCCGGGGCAGCCGGGGCGGACACCCTGTTCGGCGACCTCACCGAGCACGAACCCCGGCCCGACGCCGCCGCAGCAGCCGCGCAGGCCCGCGCGGCGGAGGCGGAAGCCGCCGCCGTCCGCGCCGCCGCCGTGGTGGCGCGCGACACCGACACGCTGTTCGGCGGGGCCGGGTCCGGGGCGGGGGCTGGGGCTCGCGTGCCCGCCGGCGCGCCGGCCACCGCCGGCACCGGCCCGCGCCCCGCGGCGGGGTCCGACGCCGAGCCGCCGCAGACCGCCGCAGGCACCGGCACCGGATGGGGCCCCGACATGGGCGCGCCCGCCACCTTCGTGCTGCTGCGGCACGGCGAGACCGCCCTCACCCCGCAGAAGCGCTTCTCCGGCAGCGGCGGCACCGACCCGGAGCTGTCCCCGGCCGGCCGCCGCCAGGCCGCGGCCGTCGCCGAGGCGCTGGCCGCGCGGGGCACCGTACAGGCCGTCGTCAGCTCCCCGCTGCGCCGCTGCCGGGAGACCGCCCAGGCCGTCGCCGACCGCCTCGGGCTGCCGGTCACGGTCGAGGAGGGCCTGCGCGAGACGGACTTCGGGGCCTGGGAGGGCCTGACCTTCGCCGAGGTGCGCGAGCGCTTCCCGGACGACCTCCAGGCCTGGCTGGACTCCCCGAAGGCGGCCCCGACCGGCGGCGGCGAGAGCTTCACGGCCGTCACCCGCCGCGTCTCGGCGGCCCGCGACCGGCTGCTGTCCGCCCACGCGGGCCGCATCGTGCTGCTGGTGACCCACGTGACCCCGGTCAAGACGCTCGTCCGCCTCGCGCTGGGCGCGCCGCCGGAGTCCCTGTTCAAGATGGAGCTGTCCGCGGCCTCCCTGTCGGCGGTCGCCTACTACGCCGACGGCAACGCCTCGGTCCGCCTCCTGAACGACACCTCGCACCTGCGGTAGCGGAGCGTCACGCGAGGCCCCCGCCCCACCGGGCGGGGGCCTCGCGCCGTGTCCGGCCGCAGCCGCCGCGACGGTCGTCAGTCCGCGCATGCTCCGGAGGAGCCCCAGAGCAGGAACTCGTCGCCGGCGGTGGCGTCCTCGACGAGGACCGCGTACCTGGCGTAGGGCCAGTCCGCCGTTTCCGCGGACGCGGCGGCCAGGTCCCCGCAGGACTGCCGCGCCGCCGTCCGCGCCCAGTCGTCGCGGGTGGCACCGTCCCACGCGGGCTTGGCCGCCCACACGTACATCACCCGGTTCCCGGGGTCGAACCCGACGCTCAGGTTGTCGTGGCCGAGCCGGTGGTAGCCGTCGTCGGGGTTGCCGGCGTTCCACGCCCGGATGACCGACGTGGCGATCCGGTCGGCGATGCGGACCTCGTCCGGGTCGCGGGAGGGCACCTGCGCGGCGGCGAGGCCT
Protein-coding sequences here:
- a CDS encoding Nif3-like dinuclear metal center hexameric protein, whose amino-acid sequence is MPRLSEVIAALDALWPPSRAEQWDAVGTVCGDPDAEVTRVLFAVDPLQDIVDEAVELGADLLVTHHPLYLRGTTTVEAGTFKGRVVHTLIKNDIALHVAHTNADTADPGVSDALAGALDLRVTGPLVPDPTDPDGRRGLGRICELDHPETLREFAARAASRLPSTTQGIRAAGDPDALIRTVAVSGGSGDSLFEQVRAAGVDAFLTADLRHHPASEAREQSPLALVDAAHWATEWPWCEQAAAQLDAISERHGWGLRTHVSRTVTDPWTAHAPSVTSPSISGAPN
- a CDS encoding zinc ribbon domain-containing protein, whose amino-acid sequence is MNAEPADQIRLLDVQALDVRLSQLAHKRKSLPEHTEVDSLTKDLSQQRDLLVAAQTQASDAAREQTKAEQDVDQVRQRAVRDQQRLDSGVGISARDLANLQSEVVSLAKRQGDLEDVVLEVMERLEAAQERVTELKERVAALEAKLVDATARRDAATGEIDTEVAKIGKDREVIVGSMPADLMALYEKIRVKQGGVGAARLYQRRCEGCRLELDMAEVNEIKAAARDQVVRHENCGRILVRAADSGI
- a CDS encoding bifunctional RNase H/acid phosphatase, whose translation is MPRFVVEADGGSRGNPGPAGYGAVVLDPATGETLAERAEFIGVATNNVAEYKGLIAGLRAARELAPDATVLVRMDSKLVVEQMSGRWKIKHPDMKPLAAEAAKVLPRAQVTYEWIPRERNKHADRLANEAMDAGKRGAQWEPSRSTAFAAAPPSGPPGDATKGAAAVRAAMASGGAQGSRAVAGAAGADTLFGDLTEHEPRPDAAAAAAQARAAEAEAAAVRAAAVVARDTDTLFGGAGSGAGAGARVPAGAPATAGTGPRPAAGSDAEPPQTAAGTGTGWGPDMGAPATFVLLRHGETALTPQKRFSGSGGTDPELSPAGRRQAAAVAEALAARGTVQAVVSSPLRRCRETAQAVADRLGLPVTVEEGLRETDFGAWEGLTFAEVRERFPDDLQAWLDSPKAAPTGGGESFTAVTRRVSAARDRLLSAHAGRIVLLVTHVTPVKTLVRLALGAPPESLFKMELSAASLSAVAYYADGNASVRLLNDTSHLR